One Candidatus Melainabacteria bacterium DNA segment encodes these proteins:
- a CDS encoding DNA-binding protein, with translation MTDANNLQLLTVRDTAKLLDMSEHTIRRLIKQRKLPVVRIEQRIMVTRSGIAHLIKKNTYAIPSVCPRSGIIFR, from the coding sequence ATGACAGATGCGAATAACCTTCAGCTCCTTACCGTGCGTGATACAGCAAAATTGCTCGATATGTCGGAACACACAATTCGCAGATTGATCAAACAACGCAAGCTGCCAGTGGTTCGAATTGAACAGCGCATCATGGTCACCAGGAGCGGAATCGCACACCTAATCAAAAAGAACACCTACGCAATACCAAGCGTGTGTCCTAGAAGCGGAATCATCTTCCGTTAA
- a CDS encoding type I restriction-modification system subunit M has protein sequence MNNNKEAERAELHKTIWRIANDLRGSVDGWDFKSYVLGMLFYRFISENLTAYLNTQERKAGKKTFDYAALSDEDAEYGRVETVKEKGFYILPSHLFANVRKQAQDDGNLNETLSKVFKGIEGSAVGADSENDIKGLFDDLDVNSSKLGPSVIKRNEKLVKLLDAIGDLPLGNFSDNTIDLFGDAYEYLMQMYASTAGKSGGEFYTPQEVSELLACIAVAGKTEVNKVYDPACGSGSLLLKVVKVLGQDKVRQGFFGQEVNLTTYNLCRINMFLHDVNYEKFDIAHGDTLTDPQHWDDEPFEAIVSNPPYSIKWAGDSNTLLINDPRFSPAGVLAPKSKADLAFTMHILSWLAVNGTAAIVEFPGVLYRGGAEQKIRQYLIDNNYVDTVIQLPPDLFFGTGIATCIIVLKKSKRDNATLFIDASSEFIRVGNKNKLTQDNQKKILDAFTARKDIAHFARLVDNGDIGSNNYNIAVSSYVEHQDKREAVDIKALNSKIAGIVARQTELRRQIETIVADLEGE, from the coding sequence GTGAACAACAACAAGGAAGCAGAACGAGCGGAACTACACAAAACGATCTGGCGTATTGCCAACGACTTGCGCGGCAGCGTCGATGGATGGGACTTCAAAAGCTACGTGCTCGGTATGTTGTTTTACCGGTTCATCTCAGAGAACCTGACAGCTTACCTAAATACGCAGGAGCGCAAAGCTGGCAAAAAAACATTCGACTATGCAGCTCTGTCCGATGAGGACGCTGAATATGGCCGCGTCGAGACAGTTAAAGAAAAGGGCTTCTATATACTGCCGTCCCACCTGTTCGCCAATGTGCGGAAGCAAGCGCAGGACGATGGGAATCTAAACGAAACTCTGTCCAAAGTGTTCAAGGGCATCGAAGGCTCGGCCGTTGGTGCGGATAGTGAGAACGACATCAAGGGATTGTTCGACGACCTAGACGTCAACAGTAGCAAGCTCGGTCCATCGGTTATAAAGCGCAACGAAAAGCTCGTCAAACTGCTCGATGCCATCGGCGATCTTCCGCTGGGAAATTTCTCAGACAACACCATCGACCTTTTTGGCGATGCCTACGAATACCTGATGCAAATGTATGCCTCCACAGCGGGCAAGTCGGGCGGAGAGTTTTACACGCCTCAGGAAGTCTCCGAATTACTCGCTTGCATCGCTGTGGCAGGCAAGACAGAGGTTAACAAAGTCTATGACCCCGCCTGTGGGTCAGGGTCGTTGCTGCTGAAAGTCGTCAAAGTACTGGGTCAGGACAAGGTGCGCCAGGGGTTTTTCGGACAGGAGGTGAATCTGACGACCTATAACCTGTGCCGGATCAATATGTTCTTACATGACGTGAACTATGAAAAGTTCGACATCGCGCACGGTGACACACTCACAGACCCGCAGCATTGGGATGACGAACCCTTCGAAGCTATTGTTTCCAATCCTCCGTATTCGATCAAATGGGCGGGTGATAGTAACACGTTGCTTATCAATGACCCACGCTTTTCGCCGGCTGGTGTGCTGGCGCCCAAGAGCAAGGCCGATCTTGCATTCACTATGCACATCCTGAGCTGGCTTGCTGTCAATGGTACGGCAGCGATCGTTGAATTTCCTGGTGTCCTATATCGCGGCGGTGCGGAGCAGAAAATCCGGCAGTACCTGATCGACAACAACTATGTTGATACCGTTATCCAGTTGCCGCCTGACCTGTTTTTTGGTACTGGAATTGCCACATGTATCATCGTGCTCAAGAAATCCAAGCGCGACAACGCGACGCTGTTCATCGACGCTTCGTCCGAGTTCATTCGGGTTGGTAACAAGAATAAGCTTACCCAGGACAATCAAAAGAAGATTCTCGATGCCTTCACCGCGCGAAAAGACATTGCCCACTTCGCAAGATTGGTCGACAATGGCGACATCGGCAGTAACAACTACAATATCGCGGTGTCCTCGTATGTGGAGCACCAGGACAAACGCGAAGCGGTGGACATCAAGGCGCTCAATAGCAAAATCGCCGGGATTGTCGCTCGACAAACGGAACTGCGAAGGCAGATCGAAACCATAGTTGCGGACCTGGAAGGGGAATAA
- a CDS encoding DNA-binding protein: MSNDRKLEVVQSTQSPAITPRFQSDLLTRREAAAYLGVTPETLAVWASTRRYPLRFVKVGRLAKYRKADLDAFINSRTISCGYRNAENEIA; the protein is encoded by the coding sequence ATGTCAAACGACAGAAAACTAGAGGTCGTTCAATCGACCCAAAGTCCCGCAATCACACCAAGATTTCAATCAGATCTTCTCACCCGTCGAGAGGCAGCAGCATACCTCGGAGTAACTCCCGAAACGCTCGCTGTATGGGCTTCTACTAGGCGTTATCCGCTACGGTTTGTAAAAGTCGGGCGGTTAGCAAAATATAGAAAAGCCGACCTCGATGCGTTCATCAACAGCCGCACGATCAGCTGCGGTTATCGAAATGCCGAGAACGAAATCGCCTAA
- a CDS encoding J domain-containing protein, which translates to MANMDFEACYRALELPFGAGLKEVNERWRKLSRIHHPDRHARNPKNYQIALEKQKQLNNARDILKKWFETNPHATPPGSTSGSQQTQNKSANANTSNNNANKSQSNNTNSQTKQGTQSKQQSHASQNQRQTNSQAKSSTSSQGASAKPPNTGWFTASELKLTPMQDLVEKIDKHCCSGTDPSFLGMILAFAAIFGPLFVISGTLGSVFPELPGHYPDWLMMTMLGASGWCTCYIFRWFFAEAELIKLQQKEMYFRSGRSLGDTVDLAKSIIEKHTVPNGSWRFVAAGGATEATLHFEEEVFPEVKRSRCLKIRFEARPGAYAVVFAMEVKATSPINSFSCKRVAEKVVTDLKKELQEIAA; encoded by the coding sequence ATGGCTAACATGGATTTTGAAGCGTGTTATCGAGCACTCGAACTACCCTTCGGTGCTGGTCTTAAAGAAGTTAACGAACGCTGGCGGAAGTTGTCACGAATCCATCATCCTGATCGTCACGCGCGCAATCCCAAGAACTATCAGATTGCACTTGAAAAACAAAAGCAATTGAACAATGCGCGGGACATCTTGAAGAAATGGTTTGAGACGAACCCGCATGCAACCCCGCCCGGCAGCACAAGTGGTTCTCAGCAGACGCAGAACAAATCGGCGAACGCGAATACGTCAAACAACAACGCCAACAAATCTCAATCAAACAACACGAACTCACAAACAAAACAAGGAACTCAAAGCAAACAGCAATCGCATGCGAGCCAAAACCAACGGCAAACCAACTCGCAAGCGAAGTCGTCAACTTCATCGCAAGGAGCGTCGGCAAAGCCTCCAAATACCGGCTGGTTCACAGCTTCCGAGTTAAAGCTTACGCCGATGCAAGACCTTGTTGAGAAGATCGACAAACACTGCTGTAGCGGCACCGACCCATCATTCCTCGGAATGATTCTTGCATTCGCGGCCATTTTCGGACCGCTCTTCGTGATATCGGGAACGCTCGGCTCCGTATTCCCGGAGCTGCCAGGACACTACCCAGATTGGCTGATGATGACGATGTTGGGTGCCTCTGGTTGGTGCACATGCTACATCTTTCGCTGGTTCTTCGCAGAAGCTGAACTAATAAAGCTCCAGCAGAAAGAGATGTACTTCCGCAGTGGTCGCAGCCTCGGTGATACCGTTGACCTCGCGAAAAGCATCATCGAAAAGCACACCGTTCCAAATGGAAGCTGGAGGTTCGTCGCAGCTGGAGGCGCTACTGAAGCAACGCTACACTTCGAAGAAGAAGTCTTTCCTGAAGTGAAGCGCTCCCGTTGCTTGAAGATTCGTTTCGAAGCCAGACCCGGAGCCTACGCAGTGGTATTCGCAATGGAAGTCAAAGCGACATCACCAATCAACTCCTTCTCCTGTAAGCGAGTTGCGGAAAAGGTTGTTACTGACCTCAAGAAGGAGCTGCAAGAAATAGCAGCTTAA
- a CDS encoding single-stranded DNA-binding protein yields MNNSITIVGHVGQAPHTVSFGDTGNKVVKFSVAVKEFSSNTDEDKTMWIDIDAWNGLGERVLKSITKGREVVVNGRLAISTYPKEVNGVKVQMTKPVIKLTSFHLCGKKPARDEAQTA; encoded by the coding sequence ATGAACAACTCAATCACTATCGTCGGACATGTCGGACAAGCCCCCCACACAGTCTCTTTCGGAGACACCGGTAACAAGGTCGTGAAATTCTCGGTAGCGGTAAAAGAGTTTTCTTCCAATACCGACGAAGACAAAACAATGTGGATCGACATTGACGCCTGGAACGGTCTTGGTGAGCGCGTCTTAAAGAGCATCACAAAGGGACGCGAAGTGGTGGTAAATGGCCGGCTAGCGATAAGCACCTATCCCAAGGAAGTGAACGGTGTCAAAGTGCAAATGACAAAACCTGTCATCAAGCTCACCAGCTTCCACCTCTGTGGCAAGAAGCCAGCTCGCGATGAGGCGCAGACCGCCTAG